The following DNA comes from Centroberyx gerrardi isolate f3 chromosome 4, fCenGer3.hap1.cur.20231027, whole genome shotgun sequence.
TGGGTAGTTGACAGACAGGTTTGGgcttagtttgtttttttgtttttgttttttttgggggggggggtaaaaagGGAGCAGGCAAAGGATGAGGAGACACTGAGCAAAACACAAATATGACACTGCAAGAACGAAACCAAAACCAGGCGGATATTTCAAGGTGTCgttggtggggaggggggttttAGTAGCAACACATatgttattttacagtggaggagggaagaagatgGCAGACGAAGGGATCTGGAGGAGAccgatgaagacagagagagcgctGCCTCCGCCTCATTCAAAGGGGAACTATTTCTCTCCCACCTTCGGTCCCTTCTGTCTCCAGTTCTCTCCCACGACGTCACCTTTTCCTGCACATTCCTCCTACCCCATTCCCTTCATCCCCCTCTttatctccctttctctccgcCCATctatcccctccctccctccctctacggCTGGCCGACTTCTCAGCAGGACACCTCCATGGTGTGGGTGACCTGGCCGACTCCCTCGGTGCTGTCGGAGTGGGTGCAGGCCCGAGAGCGGGACCCTTCGATGGAGCTCGCGCTGGTCAGGGAGGCCGTCCTGGAGCGAGCCAGGCGGGTCATGCTGGCGGAGGGCACTGGGAGGaatgggaggggagagagcgagagagagagggagaattaaGTACATATTATAGAAACGTGTATGAGCAGTTGATGCTGGGGATATGTGGGGAGGACATGCCGATGTGGGGAACTGAAGAACATCCCTTGCAGCAGCCTCATGGACAGCTGGTGAGAAAAAGGCGGCCGACCGGCTCGGGCGACAGCCGCGGATGGTCGAGATCGTTCGGTAAGGCGATGTGTCAATGTGTCTACGAGGAGACACATTCGTACATACGACCGGCTGTGGCAACACCATGCAGTGGAGGAACTGAGGGGGTTCGGTATACGTCTATCGTAGAACTTCACTGTCTGTtcaccattgaataggtgtggtgggtcactctgccttaaagagctgctaaccctaaaagaatttcattagtctgggtttcagtggagagttttagtgtcccatgatggtctaaatgctgtttcagaggcttttccaccctgacaagaatacaattctgagggaaacactgaatccttgagTCTCCACTTCCAACAAAATTCCCCCAAGGCCTGAGCGCTAGAGGAAATTCTTGAGGCTCAATGGTATCATTTCAAACATTTCTAACTGTAAAATGTGCTCCTGTGGAAGAGGCTCAGCAACTGTATAATCTGTATTAACCTTGAAGAGAATTTTAGTTTTCAGCTCGGCTTTCAGTCACTCGTTTGTGCAAGTTTAATTAGCTTCAGTAAAGGAATTAGTTCTCTAATTTTTTAGGAATTAGTTCTCTGATTTCTCCGGTCCGTTCTGTATTTGTCTTGAAAATAGTCCAACAGGCATTGCTCAAAGCTAGCTCAAGGCCATGCAAAGAACAATATCAGAAATgcaatggaggggggggggggggggggggggacagtaTATTTTTCCTTGGAaggaaaaattattttttaaaaaaaaacaaagatgaagtTTAGTATCcttgagattaaaaaaataaataaaccagaAATGATAGCAAAAGTAAAAAGTTCAAAACAGcccaaaatataataataataataataataataataacaataataataataataataatgataataataataataacaaaatgaaaaaaatctcaaaatgcCAATGTCATCAGGGCGGGGCAGCAATAGGAGGTCAGAGGTGAACAGGAAGGAGGAAGTACCTGGCCCTCCACTCAACCTCCGATCCTTCACATAAGCAACTGAGAGAACGGGGCAAGGGAGACAGAGGGCAAGATTAACACAGCACACCTCCCTCTGGATGAGACACACCACATCACAACACACTCAACCTTTAATACACACAGATAGAACTGCAATGTGCTGTTTCTGAAGCATTTCTTAACTAGGAATTAAGatacacagactctctctctctctctctctctctctctctctctctctctctctctctctctctctctctccatacagttaattttattttatttgaagtaTCTGTGGATACTTACTGTAGCCCATTCCCTGGAGGAAGTACTTGAAGGCTTCGGTCAGCTTGCCAGGCTGTAAAACAACGCGGCAGGATTTTATTTCAGTGACTTTAcgaatacaaacaataaattcacattgtgcattcatgtgctgttgGGATTATAGTTTGACTTTCCCACCGGGAAGGAtctagttgttgttgtttttttattttgtgtctatccttgtattttcttttaatgcagtttgagtttctgtaggtggcgctcttttctttgtctgttcagccatggtggctatcactgctcatgctaactacccagctcttcttctacttattccaaacaaaccggaaacaaaGAACACATCCCTTCTTgcgcgccagaggatttttcccagggaAGAGCTAatagacaccggctgtttagaacagacaatggaaaagctttcatgaactgactaTACGTTGAATCactgatagagagtagcaaaacggacatttattaatgtatgaaaatgtcatggattaccactttaaaaatTCATAAATTACCTTATGCATCTACTTTCCTCTGCATTCTCACACAACTACTGGTAACATCTGCttagatgtttttttatttttttatttatatacatatatatatatatatatacagtatttttttttttctcctttatttagCCAAGAAGGACCCATTGAGATACAATATATCTTCTTCCAGGGAGTCCTGGGCAGCCAGacataaatcaaacatttcatcacctccatgtttgttttaatttccaaAGAAGAGCACATGAATGCGAGTCGGGTGTCCGACTTCACACCTCTACGGACTGGATCGGGAATCTTACTACAAATCACAACTGTCCCTTTGAAGCGGGAACACTGTAGAGTTGGAGATGGAAGCTTTACCGACTTATTTGCCAAGTAAGCGAGTCATTTCGAGATTGGTGTCCAAATAGAAATagtgaaacactgaaaatcCTCACATTCTCTGTTTCGTGGGACTGAATGTTGAAAAGCTGTCGGTCCATTACCTGTGTGATCTGGGGCAGTCCACCGGAGTCAGCCATCTGACACGAGAGAAGACAGCAGACGTTAACCAAGCTGCTAACAACCCACCACTGCATATCACTGCTGGTGTGTGAAACCtcagaaatgtcaaaatgtttcagAATGAACTGACAGATCTATAGGTGTAGGTGAGATGAAGATGAACAAATACCTTTAGGAAGGTGGTGTTGGTCGGGTCCAGCTTGGAATTACACTCGACCTtgaagacaaaaacagcagGATGAGCTGATTATGCTACTAAGGCTACAGTGACAAGGAATTTGTTGGTGAATAAAGAAGTAGGAATAAAACAGTGGCCAGGACTTAGACAGCTATGTGGgtaactgtgtatgtgtgtgtgtatgtgtgtgtgtgatacgaGTGACCCAGATACTGCAGTATACTGTAGAGATGAGTCACTCCAGCAGGCAGACAAGCGCACAGCCGCAGTGTGCATACACAGTAAGCAGATGtggacacatgcacacgcacacacacacacacaggccacaccACTATGGATAAACACACAGTCTCATGCACAGAGACCTTGTTTTTGCTCTCTGCTGATTTGCTATTCCTGTTTTTCATGCTCTGTTAATCTTTATTCCATCACATAGATTGCCAAAGTCTACCTTTTTCTGTACATTTTCTTTACATCTAGACAGCTCAGATTAAATAGAAAGagataacaaaaacacaatatgtCGAACTTAGGCTATATGCATGTATTTCTCAAAATCTGGGTTTCTACCTTCCAGCTGCTGATCatatatttaaatatgaatataacaAATATTTTATGTTGTGCTTTACAGTTTTAAGTTTGTCTTTTGAAtgcatcagtcagtcagattaTAATTACAAATTAAATGCTAAATTTTacaatattattgttttatgGTACATAGGGGACAGTCCACATCTATAGTAgcattttaatgtaattttaattaAGTGTCTTAAATTACAATTCTATGGTAGAGTAGCATAGCTAGTAAACTGGCTTGCTCTTTTCAGCAAAAGTACACTATCTGCTACTACAGCTGCAAATGTAAATCTACACCTAAATCTATGCATCTCTCTACCGGTTCCCATTCTCTGCTCCACCCTCTTTCTATGTAAAACAGCGAAGCAATCCTAACTGGTTGCATCAGAGGACATTAAATATTAACATGACCTCCATCTGTCACATCCACTCAAACAACCTTcctttgcatctctctctcccttctgctgCTCTCCATTCCCCCCTCGTCACTTcaatccctccatctttctcttctttatcAGTGTTCCCTCGAAGCCAAGGTTTTATAACAGCTCTTGCTGCAACCCTCCCCACCTCCACtttgcctccctccttccctccatctgaCAGAGAAGTGATTTTATTTAGGCTTGACCTCGGGAACATGCGGCAGATTAACTAGTGCAGAGGCACCGGTATAAATATCTGGGCCACTTCAAACTAGGAAACCCAGGGACAGAGCAAGGCCATCTGGCCCCTGgagaatggacacacacactcaccccatgcatacatccacaaacacacacatgcatgcctaTACTATCAAGGACATGCATGcctacacacatatgcatatagGCATGAGTGCACCCAGgcacagatagacagaaaacagacagaaaggcagatgcacacgcacacacacacacacacacacacacagtcctcagGCAGCGTTGTCTAGAACGAGAAGCAGGCCTTTGCTGGCTGACCCGTTTCTGTTTGCCTGATTGAGGACAAACAGTCACTAACTGGGTTTACATGCCAAGTACAAAACACTGAACAGAGCAagtacagagggaggaggggagggtcGCCAAATTGGAGTTTTAGCTCTACAAACCTCATCTACagttcttggaggcagagctgctcttgaggcagaaataatctgattggttgagttaaaccttgatgggcggagccaaagaaccacaggttTTTAGAACGTTAGCTAACTGGTAAACTTGAATAGCagagaaggaactctggtcaaaatagaaataaaaaatataaatagtattgacttgtttttcattaattcatgacGATggtattcatgatgttggaaggtcagcagctagctaacaagcttacctagctagctataggttagtatggctagtttgaacttatGTATGTCAGTTGTTAGTTAGTATGGCAAGATTCCTTTTTttagttagtagcagagcgctaggcttcataatattagcttcctcctctcttacctctcatctttttcactggactaacgttacttagccagaaaaacgttggctccacccactgaggtttaacttgAGTATTATTTAGGTTCTCGTGCCATCTGAGTAAACACTCCacagttcaaataaaccgctccgaatgtgtgtggtgtgaatgCGTCCTAAAATCTGCAGAGGGCGAGGAGGAAGCTAGGAGAGGTAGgtagggagaaagggaggagttTTCAAAGCAGACGGATAAAGTCTGTGGAAAAGATCATCGTACGAACTCACCACTCCCTCCTCAGCAGGCGCATTGTCTCCCACAACCAGCATCACAGGACACCTACAGAAATACCATCACTGGTCAGCATTTAGACTGTGTCGCTGGATGTGGATTTGACTagtaaatacaaatgaatcTTAGTCTTTGTAATTTTATACCCATTTTCTTTGAGGggtacattttatttcttattcaTGAAACggaaaaaataatgttatgCTTGTAGAAAACACTGACCACATGTAGATGCACACAGAAAATGTGATTGTAATGCGATTAAGAAAATTAATAAAGCAAActcgcacagcattatgggtacattttgatgttagCAACAAAACAAGGCACATATTACTATTGGGGATCATTGTTTCCTTTGTATTAGCAGTTAGCTACTATTGCTCAGTAAAGGGGAATATTCTGTTACCTGGTTGATTCATGGCAACagagactcaatcacaggatacCAAAGCTTCATGTAAACagattaacctgaataagacctgaACCAGATTTCTTTTTACATCATTACCATGTATATGAAAGGTATTTTTGTGGACTCACTTCAAAGTTTTGGCGTTGAGCACCGTCCCACTGCGGTTCATCTCCAGGTCCCTCCGGCTGAGATGGACAGGAAATAACGCATGGTAAGATCAACTGCAATCTACCACCAGTCATACacaaataatgtgtgtgtacatgtgcatgcatgtgtgtgtgagtgtatgtttttgtgtttctccaCCTGTTGTACATGTTCCAGAAGAGCTGCAGGTTGAACTGGTTGATGGTGTTGTTGATCTGTTGCCGGTAGCTCTGCACCAGCTCTGTGTTGCTCATCAGCTCCTCctgcacgtgcgcacacacacacacacacacacgcacttcaATAAGCGTATCTGGGCACCAACACACATATTACCTGAAGCATCTTTCCACAGCAGCATTTCTAAAACTGTGTCGGAGATCCAAAATGGGTCAGAGGCTTGTTTTCGTTGTTTGTCTTTGAAGGAGGCCTACCACTAGTTTTAATGGGTCCAAGGGCGAGGACATATTGGCTCAGTTTAGGCTACTGGCTGAATAAGATTTCATAGTCCTACTGTTGTACAGCTTTTGAGAAGTATGCAATCCGATTTGAGGATGCGATcaggaaaaaagcaggaaatatGATGGGGAAAAACAGGAAAGCTAGAACTGCCATTGCAGAAGAATGGGAGTTgcatgtctaaaaaaaaaaacaattcaaattAAAAATCATATCGCTTACCTGGCTGAAAAGATGTGGCAGCACAGTATCTGGCAGAGCACTGGTCAGACCCGACAGCTACGGCAAAGAAGGGAGGTTATTATTGTAACCTAATGAACAGTAGGTGTGTGTAGAGAGCGTGAAAAGATTGAGATAGCCTTATATTTGCTTCTGAAGCTTGCTgtgtgctcttcttcttcttcagcaaCAACCTTTTCTGTGCATTACCCCCCTAAAAACTGGTGAGGTGGCCATCTAAGGCTTTTGAAAAGCCCT
Coding sequences within:
- the ndrg4 gene encoding protein NDRG4 isoform X4; amino-acid sequence: MPECWDGEHDVETPYGMLHVVIRGAPKGNKPAILTYHDVGLNHKLCFNSFFHNEDMQEITKHFVVCHVDAPGQQIGASQLPQGYQYPTMDQLAGMLPSVVQHFGFKSIVGIGVGAGAYILAKFALIFPDLVEGLVLLNIDPNGKGWIDWAATKLSGLTSALPDTVLPHLFSQEELMSNTELVQSYRQQINNTINQFNLQLFWNMYNSRRDLEMNRSGTVLNAKTLKCPVMLVVGDNAPAEEGVVECNSKLDPTNTTFLKMADSGGLPQITQPGKLTEAFKYFLQGMGYMPSASMTRLARSRTASLTSASSIEGSRSRACTHSDSTEGVGQVTHTMEVSC
- the ndrg4 gene encoding protein NDRG4 isoform X3; protein product: MPECWDGEHDVETPYGMLHVVIRGAPKGNKPAILTYHDVGLNHKLCFNSFFHNEDMQEITKHFVVCHVDAPGQQIGASQLPQGYQYPTMDQLAGMLPSVVQHFGFKSIVGIGVGAGAYILAKFALIFPDLVEGLVLLNIDPNGKGWIDWAATKLSGLTSALPDTVLPHLFSQEELMSNTELVQSYRQQINNTINQFNLQLFWNMYNSRRDLEMNRSGTVLNAKTLKCPVMLVVGDNAPAEEGVVECNSKLDPTNTTFLKMADSGGLPQITQPGKLTEAFKYFLQGMGYIAYVKDRRLSGGPVPSASMTRLARSRTASLTSASSIEGSRSRACTHSDSTEGVGQVTHTMEVSC